One region of Eupeodes corollae chromosome 1, idEupCoro1.1, whole genome shotgun sequence genomic DNA includes:
- the LOC129939521 gene encoding protein limb expression 1 homolog isoform X2 translates to MMMVYPEEPFWALPTVPGLYDESDYRVNVVEALQEFWQMKQARGADLKNGALVIYESVPSNSQPYVCYVTLPGGSCFGSFQNCPTKAEARRSSAKIALMNSVFNEHPSRRISDEFIEKAVQEARASFKGDAQEGDGPDTGIGAFRFMLEANKGRTMLEFQELMTVFQLLHWNGSLKAMRERQCSRQEVVAHYSNRSLDDDMRAQMALDWIAREQENPGVLGRELAQAERELETARLAGRELRFPKEKKDILMLAHTQLGGGNAMNS, encoded by the exons tTAATGTAGTGGAAGCTCTACAAGAATTCTGGCAAATGAAGCAAGCTCGTGGAGCTGATTTGAAAAATGGTGCTCTTGTTATTTATGAATCGGTACCATCAAATAGTCAGCCGTATGTTTGTTATGTAACCCTGCCTGGTGGAAGTTGTTTTGGAAGTTTTCAA aaCTGCCCAACTAAAGCTGAAGCCCGTCGAAGTTCAGCGAAAATCGCTTTGATGAATTCGGTATTTAATGAACATCCATCGCGAAGAATAAGCGATGAATTCATTGAAAAAGCTGTACAAGAAGCTAGAGCATCATTTAAAGGCGATGCTCAAGAAGGCGATGGTCCTGATACTGGCATTGGTGCCTTTAG aTTCATGTTAGAAGCCAATAAAGGTCGCACAATGTTAGAATTTCAAGAACTTATGAcagtttttcaattattacaTTGGAATGGCTCGCTTAAAGCAATGCGTGAACGTCAATGCTCTCGGCAAGAAGTTGTCGCACATTATTCAAATCGTAGCTTAGACGATGATATGCGTGCTCAAATGGCTTTAGATTGGATTGCTCGTGAACAAGAAAATCCAGGTGTATTGGGTAGAGAGCTAGCACAAGCTGAGAGAGAATTAGAGACTGCACGTTTGGCTGGACGTGAGCTGAGATTTCCaaaggaaaaaaaggatatacttATGTTGGCGCATACACAATTAGGTGGTGGGAATGCTATGAATAgctaa